The proteins below are encoded in one region of Eubacterium sp. 1001713B170207_170306_E7:
- a CDS encoding LysR family transcriptional regulator, with the protein MLDFRINTFLTVCEYMNYTRAAEALNITQPAVSQHIHFIEEDYGVRLFEFHGKKMALTPEGTVLHHTASAMKHDDLILRERLKNSHLHIRSLNFGATLTIGEFVVSSILSRCLEQYPKAQIRVSVDNTQSLLKQLDNNDLDFALIEGYFPKDNYDYAVYSTERFIAVQSTKAEALPDPCPIEALFSKPLLVREPGSGSRNILEQYLKLNNYAISDFSKVIEVNNVNALKEMAEKNCGITFLYEVAAGRELTGGTLKEIPIHGFDITHDFAFIWKKGSIFSRNYRALSDFMSGKNKRIVLASEL; encoded by the coding sequence ATGTTAGATTTTAGAATCAATACTTTTTTAACAGTTTGCGAATATATGAATTATACCCGTGCAGCGGAAGCGCTTAACATAACACAGCCTGCTGTTTCACAGCATATTCATTTTATTGAGGAGGATTATGGTGTGCGCCTTTTTGAATTTCACGGCAAAAAGATGGCGCTCACACCTGAAGGTACTGTTTTGCATCACACAGCTTCTGCCATGAAGCATGATGACCTGATTTTGAGGGAACGTTTAAAAAACAGCCACCTCCATATCCGTTCTTTAAATTTTGGAGCAACCCTCACTATCGGTGAGTTTGTGGTAAGCAGTATTCTCTCACGATGTCTGGAGCAGTACCCCAAGGCACAAATTCGTGTCTCGGTGGATAATACCCAGTCCCTGCTCAAACAGCTGGATAATAATGATCTCGATTTTGCACTCATCGAAGGCTATTTTCCCAAAGACAATTACGATTATGCAGTCTACTCTACGGAACGCTTTATCGCCGTACAGAGCACAAAAGCCGAAGCGTTGCCTGACCCCTGCCCCATCGAAGCCCTGTTCTCAAAACCGTTGCTCGTGCGTGAGCCTGGTTCCGGCAGCCGAAACATACTCGAACAATATCTGAAGCTGAACAATTACGCCATTTCGGACTTTTCAAAAGTCATTGAGGTTAACAATGTCAATGCCTTAAAGGAAATGGCCGAAAAAAACTGCGGCATTACCTTTTTATACGAAGTGGCTGCCGGAAGGGAATTAACAGGCGGAACGCTGAAGGAAATTCCAATACACGGATTTGATATTACCCATGATTTTGCGTTTATCTGGAAAAAAGGCAGCATTTTTTCTAGAAATTACCGGGCACTTTCCGATTTTATGTCTGGAAAAAACAAGCGAATTGTTTTGGCGTCAGAGCTTTAA
- a CDS encoding histidine kinase, translating into MATNIPLEGFSIIISVLLIICIIASKEHTKLNRLFLYMLAVNAFILGCDIFIWIGGGHLPLVGAMKAANFFVFSLGYLLVALFTAYMVTYIHEKGSAISCKIVPVIAVFCAVAILLVVISMFNNMLFYFSETGYFMRSPLHWITQIYPIIIILLDMAIILKHSRKLGIKDTFALLSYGILPALAIAAQIFRNGLALAYPATTISLLIIYVNIQVEQSKRLREKELELTQNRITMMLSQIQPHFLYNSLTAIAQLCREAPDRAGEATIAFANYLRGNLDSLTQENLVFFEKELHHIKTYLSLEKMRFEEKIQVIYSINATDFMLPSLTVQPLVENAVKHGICQKERGGTIWIETIETPESYIIKVSDDGVGFDPVTLAMDERQHIGIENVRFRLAYQCAGTLSIESHPGMGTTAEVTIPKNK; encoded by the coding sequence ATGGCTACGAACATTCCGCTTGAGGGCTTCAGCATCATTATTTCTGTTTTGCTGATTATTTGTATTATTGCCAGTAAAGAGCACACAAAGCTTAACCGTTTATTTTTGTACATGCTGGCAGTCAATGCTTTTATTTTGGGATGCGACATTTTTATCTGGATCGGCGGAGGACATCTCCCGCTGGTAGGGGCAATGAAGGCGGCGAACTTTTTTGTATTTAGTCTCGGCTATCTTCTCGTTGCTTTATTTACGGCGTATATGGTTACCTATATCCATGAGAAGGGGAGTGCAATATCCTGTAAAATTGTTCCGGTGATTGCTGTTTTCTGCGCTGTAGCTATTTTGCTGGTAGTCATCTCAATGTTTAATAATATGCTTTTTTATTTCAGTGAAACGGGTTATTTTATGCGAAGCCCGCTGCATTGGATCACTCAGATATACCCCATCATTATTATTCTTTTAGACATGGCAATCATTCTGAAGCATAGCAGGAAGCTTGGCATAAAGGATACCTTTGCACTTTTATCCTATGGTATTTTACCGGCTCTGGCCATTGCAGCGCAGATTTTCAGAAACGGCCTTGCGCTGGCATATCCGGCAACGACCATTTCACTTTTAATTATTTATGTTAATATTCAGGTAGAGCAAAGTAAACGGCTTCGGGAAAAAGAGCTGGAGCTCACCCAAAATCGTATTACGATGATGCTGAGCCAGATTCAGCCTCATTTTTTGTATAATTCGCTTACCGCCATTGCCCAGCTGTGCAGAGAGGCTCCTGACAGGGCCGGGGAAGCAACCATTGCCTTTGCGAATTATCTGCGTGGCAACCTCGATTCCCTTACGCAGGAAAACCTGGTATTTTTTGAAAAAGAGCTGCATCATATAAAAACCTATCTTTCACTGGAAAAGATGCGGTTTGAGGAAAAAATACAAGTCATTTATTCGATCAATGCGACAGATTTTATGCTGCCCTCCTTAACGGTACAGCCGTTGGTTGAAAATGCGGTTAAGCATGGGATCTGCCAAAAAGAGAGGGGAGGCACGATCTGGATCGAAACAATAGAGACGCCTGAGAGCTATATCATCAAAGTGTCAGATGACGGGGTGGGCTTTGATCCCGTCACTCTTGCCATGGATGAGAGACAGCATATCGGTATCGAAAATGTACGCTTCCGCCTTGCCTACCAATGCGCTGGAACACTCAGTATTGAGAGCCATCCCGGAATGGGAACCACAGCGGAGGTGACAATTCCCAAAAACAAATAA
- a CDS encoding flavodoxin domain-containing protein, with the protein MSKIAIIYGSEYGSTEAYAQWLAQDLGGQAVSIKKIKSESLMDKDILIFGGGLYASGIKGLKDFKKKSGASQNKEIIIFTVGLADPKHTNYDKILSENFTGEERKQFKFFHLRGAIDYDKLSLPHRAMMAMMMRMLKSKPESLQENAEFIESYGKKTDFKDRSTLDPLLAYVQKLLDLKA; encoded by the coding sequence ATGAGTAAAATCGCAATTATCTACGGATCTGAATATGGAAGCACTGAGGCCTATGCGCAGTGGCTGGCACAAGACCTCGGCGGCCAGGCAGTTTCCATAAAAAAAATAAAATCAGAAAGTCTGATGGACAAAGATATATTAATCTTTGGCGGCGGTCTTTATGCCAGCGGCATTAAAGGCCTTAAGGATTTCAAGAAAAAAAGCGGGGCATCTCAGAATAAAGAAATCATCATTTTTACGGTTGGTCTGGCCGATCCGAAGCATACAAATTATGATAAAATCCTCAGTGAAAATTTTACCGGTGAGGAACGGAAACAATTTAAGTTTTTTCACCTGCGGGGTGCTATAGATTATGACAAGCTTTCGCTGCCGCACCGCGCAATGATGGCAATGATGATGAGAATGCTTAAATCAAAACCTGAGTCTCTTCAGGAAAACGCGGAATTTATTGAAAGTTATGGAAAAAAGACTGACTTTAAAGACAGAAGTACCCTTGATCCTCTCCTTGCTTATGTCCAGAAGCTATTGGATTTAAAAGCATAA
- the asrB gene encoding anaerobic sulfite reductase subunit AsrB, translating to MVNIMQPQACKIINIKQESQHEYTFRVETDILPRHGQFFQLSLPKIGEAPISVSSFGDGWLDFTIRSVGKVTDEIFEKQPGDELFLRGAYGNGWPVEQFKGKHMVVITGGTGLAPVRSMLHFFMENPDYVESVNLICGFKNEAGIVFRQELESWRQSFSTLYTLDNEKIDGWHKGFVTEFVSQVPFSEFNGNYAVVLVGPPPMMKFTGIECVKNSVPDEKIWLSFERRMSCAVGKCGHCRIDEVYVCLDGPVFNYSQAKYLVD from the coding sequence ATGGTAAATATTATGCAGCCGCAGGCCTGTAAAATCATAAATATCAAACAGGAAAGCCAACATGAGTATACCTTTAGGGTAGAAACCGATATTCTGCCCAGGCATGGGCAGTTTTTTCAGCTCTCGCTTCCCAAAATCGGTGAAGCTCCCATTTCCGTGAGTTCTTTTGGTGATGGCTGGCTGGACTTCACGATACGCTCTGTGGGAAAGGTTACCGATGAAATCTTTGAAAAACAGCCAGGTGATGAGCTGTTCCTCCGCGGCGCTTATGGCAATGGCTGGCCGGTTGAACAGTTTAAAGGAAAGCATATGGTCGTTATTACAGGTGGAACTGGTCTGGCACCGGTCCGCAGCATGCTTCATTTTTTTATGGAAAATCCAGATTATGTTGAGAGCGTGAACTTGATCTGCGGGTTTAAAAATGAAGCGGGAATTGTTTTTCGCCAGGAATTGGAAAGCTGGCGTCAATCCTTTTCGACCCTTTATACCCTCGATAACGAAAAAATAGATGGCTGGCATAAGGGTTTTGTGACAGAGTTTGTCTCGCAGGTGCCTTTTTCTGAATTTAACGGCAATTATGCGGTGGTGCTTGTAGGGCCGCCGCCAATGATGAAATTTACAGGCATTGAGTGTGTCAAAAACAGTGTGCCGGATGAGAAAATCTGGCTTTCCTTCGAACGCCGTATGTCCTGCGCAGTAGGAAAATGTGGGCACTGCCGGATTGACGAGGTCTATGTTTGTCTGGATGGCCCGGTATTCAATTATTCGCAGGCCAAGTACCTGGTGGATTAG
- a CDS encoding HAD hydrolase family protein — translation MKYKFPKVGMRMVKTAVAVFICLLITFIRPESVPIYSTITAILCMQPYLSNTKEIAINRIVGTLIGGLAGMLVLTFMRSYVPWPTVQFAIVALCMIPLIYVTLVINHSSASAFTCIVFLGTTIAATPDTAPYIIASYRMIDTLIGILVALAVNAFHLPVHRNRSVLFVSELDNTLLHSDGKISSYAEFHINRMIDDGEWFTIVTDRTPATLVPILENLNLNLPVIAMNGAVLYDVQDRSYSFSLPMDREVSDAVERIFREEGRNCFVHAIINETMHIYYGDFKNTAEERFYHRLRRTSHKNYIFSGLPQGQQAVNITSVNEEAVNDRIRKKIEALDISKRIAIINTPSHDAEGYTVMEIYSAEATRENAILKMKKDLSVDQIIAFGSTSLNVPTFKLANRAYAVENAARALKEAATQTISNNDSDAVVKMMEKKFYRKKGI, via the coding sequence ATGAAATATAAATTTCCAAAGGTAGGCATGCGAATGGTAAAAACCGCAGTGGCGGTATTTATATGCCTGCTCATTACCTTTATACGGCCTGAGAGCGTGCCGATATATTCGACCATCACGGCCATACTCTGTATGCAGCCGTATCTGTCAAATACCAAAGAGATTGCCATTAACCGGATCGTTGGCACATTGATCGGTGGACTTGCCGGTATGCTGGTTCTCACGTTCATGCGGAGCTATGTGCCATGGCCTACTGTACAGTTTGCCATTGTTGCGCTGTGCATGATTCCGCTGATCTATGTAACGTTGGTGATCAATCATTCATCAGCCTCTGCGTTTACCTGCATCGTATTTCTTGGAACTACCATTGCCGCGACGCCCGATACTGCGCCGTACATCATAGCCTCCTATCGTATGATCGACACCCTTATCGGCATACTGGTTGCTTTGGCAGTCAATGCTTTTCATCTGCCGGTTCACCGTAACCGGAGTGTGCTTTTTGTTTCAGAGCTTGATAATACCCTGCTGCATTCTGATGGAAAAATAAGTTCTTACGCAGAATTTCATATTAATCGAATGATTGATGACGGCGAATGGTTCACCATCGTCACAGACCGCACTCCGGCAACACTGGTGCCAATTCTGGAGAACCTGAACCTGAATCTGCCGGTTATCGCAATGAACGGCGCTGTGCTTTATGATGTCCAGGACCGTTCCTACTCCTTTTCTCTGCCAATGGACCGCGAGGTAAGCGATGCCGTTGAGCGCATTTTTCGGGAGGAGGGTCGAAACTGCTTTGTACACGCCATCATTAATGAGACCATGCATATTTATTACGGCGATTTTAAAAATACGGCTGAGGAGCGCTTTTATCACCGTCTTCGCCGTACAAGTCATAAAAATTACATTTTCAGCGGGCTGCCACAGGGTCAGCAGGCGGTTAACATTACTTCGGTCAATGAGGAAGCAGTGAATGACCGCATTCGCAAAAAAATTGAAGCTTTGGACATCAGTAAACGCATCGCGATTATCAATACGCCTAGCCACGACGCGGAGGGCTATACGGTTATGGAAATTTACAGTGCTGAGGCCACCCGGGAGAATGCCATCCTGAAAATGAAAAAGGACCTTTCGGTGGACCAGATTATAGCTTTTGGCAGCACAAGTCTGAATGTGCCGACCTTTAAGCTCGCTAACCGCGCATACGCAGTCGAAAATGCGGCACGCGCTTTAAAAGAGGCGGCAACTCAGACCATCAGCAACAATGACAGCGATGCGGTTGTAAAAATGATGGAGAAAAAGTTTTACCGAAAAAAGGGTATTTAA
- a CDS encoding YeiH family protein — protein sequence MNFITKSWKGILLCLVIAIPAWFAGQAFPVIGGPVISILAGMVITLLIKNKEPVQDGITFVSKKILQYAVILLGFGLNLSVVLETGRQSLPIIIATISTSLILAFVLHKALKIPGNISTLVGVGSSICGGSAIAATAPVIEANDEEVAQAISVIFLFNVLAAVLFPAFGTMLGFSTTDGGAFGVFAGTAINDTSSVTAAAATWDSMYQLGTATLDKAVTVKLTRTLAIIPITLVLAFWRTRKEEEAEGSKVSFKQVFPFFILFFILASVITTVMTSFFGIPIEFFTPLKELSKFFIVLAMAAIGLNTNIVKLVKTGAKPIFLGLCCWIGITFVSLAMQHFLGIW from the coding sequence ATGAATTTTATCACGAAAAGCTGGAAAGGCATCCTGCTTTGCCTTGTTATTGCCATACCGGCATGGTTTGCCGGGCAGGCGTTTCCTGTTATTGGAGGTCCTGTCATTTCAATTCTGGCAGGAATGGTTATTACGCTTTTAATAAAAAATAAAGAGCCCGTACAGGATGGTATTACTTTTGTTTCAAAAAAAATTTTGCAGTATGCAGTTATTCTGCTTGGGTTTGGCTTAAATCTTTCTGTTGTGCTTGAAACAGGACGTCAGTCTCTGCCCATCATCATCGCTACAATTTCCACCTCTCTGATCCTTGCCTTTGTACTGCACAAGGCGTTGAAGATACCAGGAAACATATCGACGCTGGTAGGTGTAGGCTCATCAATCTGCGGAGGGTCTGCCATTGCGGCCACTGCACCGGTAATTGAGGCCAATGACGAAGAGGTTGCTCAGGCCATTTCGGTTATTTTTCTGTTTAATGTACTGGCAGCAGTTCTCTTTCCGGCCTTTGGCACCATGTTGGGCTTTTCAACCACTGATGGCGGAGCCTTTGGTGTGTTCGCCGGTACAGCCATTAATGATACCTCGTCCGTTACCGCCGCTGCTGCTACCTGGGACAGCATGTATCAGCTGGGGACAGCTACCTTGGATAAGGCTGTTACGGTCAAGCTGACAAGAACCCTGGCTATTATCCCCATTACACTGGTACTGGCATTCTGGAGAACACGGAAGGAGGAGGAAGCCGAGGGCAGCAAGGTAAGCTTTAAACAAGTCTTTCCGTTTTTTATTCTGTTCTTCATACTGGCCTCGGTCATTACAACAGTAATGACCTCCTTCTTCGGTATTCCCATAGAATTTTTCACCCCGCTCAAGGAGCTGAGTAAGTTTTTTATTGTTCTTGCCATGGCCGCCATCGGCTTAAACACAAATATCGTCAAACTGGTAAAAACCGGTGCAAAACCAATTTTTCTGGGACTTTGCTGCTGGATCGGTATTACCTTTGTCAGCCTGGCGATGCAGCATTTTCTGGGAATATGGTAA
- a CDS encoding DUF6056 family protein yields MNRYNLLTPVSNKTYGNLTLVLVFLITLVPVFSISVYDQPSADDYVYGLLTRQTWDNTGSVFQTLMTAWNQMMHSYMTWDGNFFATFLGALQPSVFGLYRWVPVVMVLSVIFSTFFLLKILLENYLNADRSTTLSIGCVLLILELQFLPSAVQGLYWFDGAVSYTFVYAMSLVLFGLLLVFYQKRPVRHKYLALAGACTLGFLISGGNFVVSLVNLILLAAMSGMLWYRKNTHSLGTVMVFLFSAAGMLISALAPGNGVRQADTLKTLVTQPSPVSAVLQSFQSAGQYFLQWTTLPVAAGIFFLSVLLVKLARKSHFAFRYPIAVLAFAFCVFAAGFTPPIYALGAGSLVWETRIMNVLYFNFLWLWTFVLFYVSGWIFHHRQRRNPIQDLSQRSRLKKQVPHPTFYSCIALIVAVLTLPLAKTPVTSLSALQSLFDGSAAQYALEANERNEIYQNQSIKQADVLAYTVKPYVLYYDDIKTDKNDWRNTSVAKYYNKDSVAIRN; encoded by the coding sequence ATGAACCGCTATAATTTGCTGACACCTGTTTCTAATAAAACTTATGGAAATTTAACGCTTGTCCTCGTTTTTTTAATCACCCTTGTTCCTGTTTTCTCGATCTCGGTTTATGATCAGCCGTCTGCGGATGATTATGTCTACGGTTTGCTGACGCGGCAAACCTGGGATAACACCGGCTCTGTTTTTCAGACTTTGATGACTGCGTGGAATCAAATGATGCACTCTTATATGACTTGGGATGGTAATTTCTTTGCCACCTTTCTCGGGGCGCTGCAGCCCTCTGTTTTTGGCTTGTATCGCTGGGTCCCGGTCGTTATGGTATTGTCTGTTATCTTCAGTACCTTTTTTCTTTTGAAGATTTTGCTTGAAAATTATCTGAATGCGGATCGAAGCACTACACTCTCCATTGGCTGCGTACTTCTGATATTGGAGCTTCAATTTTTACCTTCAGCTGTTCAGGGATTATACTGGTTTGACGGTGCTGTTTCCTATACTTTTGTTTACGCCATGTCCCTGGTCCTTTTTGGCCTGCTGCTTGTTTTCTATCAAAAAAGACCCGTTCGGCATAAATATCTGGCCCTCGCCGGCGCATGCACTCTTGGTTTTCTTATTTCCGGAGGCAACTTTGTGGTTTCGCTGGTGAATCTTATACTTCTCGCGGCAATGAGCGGCATGCTCTGGTACCGAAAAAACACGCACAGCCTCGGCACTGTTATGGTTTTTCTTTTTTCAGCTGCCGGGATGCTGATTTCAGCTTTGGCACCCGGCAATGGAGTGCGGCAGGCCGATACCCTTAAAACTCTTGTGACGCAGCCATCGCCTGTTTCTGCTGTTTTACAGTCCTTTCAATCTGCCGGACAGTATTTTCTGCAGTGGACAACACTCCCGGTTGCGGCAGGTATTTTTTTCCTCTCTGTCCTTTTGGTCAAACTGGCGCGCAAAAGTCATTTTGCTTTCCGGTACCCCATTGCAGTGCTGGCTTTTGCATTCTGTGTCTTTGCAGCGGGATTTACGCCGCCTATTTACGCACTGGGTGCGGGAAGCCTGGTCTGGGAAACACGCATTATGAATGTTTTATATTTTAACTTTTTATGGCTCTGGACTTTTGTACTTTTTTATGTTTCAGGCTGGATATTCCACCACAGACAAAGGCGTAACCCTATTCAAGACTTATCCCAACGCAGCCGATTAAAAAAGCAAGTACCGCATCCGACATTTTATAGCTGTATTGCTCTGATCGTCGCTGTCCTGACTCTGCCGCTGGCTAAAACCCCAGTGACAAGCCTCAGCGCTCTACAGTCACTTTTTGACGGTTCAGCCGCACAATATGCCCTGGAGGCCAATGAACGAAATGAAATCTATCAGAATCAATCCATTAAACAGGCCGATGTACTTGCATATACGGTGAAACCTTATGTCCTGTATTACGATGATATCAAAACGGATAAAAACGATTGGCGAAACACCAGTGTTGCCAAATATTATAACAAAGATTCCGTTGCGATCCGCAATTAA
- the asrC gene encoding sulfite reductase subunit C, with protein sequence MNHDIDVKKVRTNCFRQSKVPGEFMLQMRVPGAVIEAKHLKAVAEICERWGNGSFHMGTRQTLDIPGVKYDNIPEVNRYIQAYIEEVDIKICDCEMESDNYGYPTIGARNVMACIGNTHCIKGNANTYELAKKIEKLIFPSHYHIKVAVAGCPNDCVKANFNDFGIMGVNKQIYDYDRCIGCGSCVDACQSHATGVLTLNKDGKIDKDACCCVGCGECTLICPTSAWTRDPQKLYRVTLGGRTGKQSPRSGKLFMNWVTEDVVLGMFANWQKFSAWALDYKPEYLHGGHLIDRVGYKEFIKHIFEGVTFNPEAKVADDIYWAENEQRSNIHVMPLSQHKHAGPQESR encoded by the coding sequence ATGAACCATGATATTGATGTGAAAAAAGTACGGACAAACTGTTTCAGGCAATCTAAGGTACCCGGCGAATTTATGCTGCAGATGCGCGTGCCCGGTGCGGTTATCGAGGCGAAGCATCTTAAGGCAGTGGCAGAAATCTGCGAGCGCTGGGGAAATGGCTCCTTTCATATGGGAACCCGCCAGACCCTGGATATCCCGGGTGTCAAATATGACAATATTCCAGAGGTCAATCGCTATATCCAGGCTTATATTGAAGAGGTTGATATAAAAATCTGTGATTGCGAAATGGAATCGGATAATTATGGTTACCCCACCATTGGGGCGCGTAATGTTATGGCGTGTATTGGAAACACGCACTGTATAAAAGGAAACGCCAATACCTATGAGCTTGCAAAGAAAATTGAAAAGCTGATCTTTCCATCCCATTATCATATAAAGGTCGCTGTTGCGGGATGCCCCAACGACTGCGTAAAAGCTAATTTTAATGATTTTGGCATTATGGGTGTTAATAAGCAGATCTATGACTATGACCGGTGTATAGGCTGTGGCTCCTGCGTAGATGCCTGTCAGAGCCACGCTACCGGTGTGCTTACGCTCAATAAAGACGGGAAGATAGATAAAGACGCCTGCTGCTGCGTCGGATGTGGAGAGTGCACACTGATCTGTCCTACTAGCGCTTGGACAAGAGATCCTCAAAAATTATACCGTGTTACCCTGGGTGGCCGTACCGGCAAGCAGAGTCCCCGCTCAGGAAAGCTTTTTATGAACTGGGTAACCGAGGATGTCGTCTTGGGAATGTTTGCCAACTGGCAGAAGTTTTCGGCCTGGGCGCTGGATTATAAACCAGAGTATCTTCATGGCGGGCATCTTATTGACCGTGTGGGCTATAAAGAATTTATCAAGCATATTTTTGAAGGCGTCACCTTTAATCCTGAGGCAAAGGTTGCGGATGACATTTACTGGGCAGAAAACGAGCAGCGAAGCAATATACACGTAATGCCATTGTCCCAGCACAAGCACGCTGGTCCGCAGGAATCCAGATAA
- the asrA gene encoding anaerobic sulfite reductase subunit AsrA — protein MSYTLSFSETNRIFDTLNKEYEIWAPKRFIGKGRYSDTDIIRYDKVSCVEEIEFNEKSDFSAKEVLTPISESLFYFTEDAFMESRGSSKKLLIFMRPCDVHAKYHQEKIYLQNGGFEDSYYKRMNENVKIVLMECAKGWDTCFCVSMGTNKTEDYSAAVRAEENTLSLEIKDEELTPYFESCTLCDFKPEFIQENELMLEVPEINDREVLSKLKVHPMWKEFDKRCVSCGACTIACSTCTCFTTTDVIYNENTNVGERKRTAASCQISGFTDMAGGMSFRPTAGDRMRYKVLHKFHDYKARFKDYHMCVGCGRCISRCPEFISITATVNKMSQAIDEIQIEAKAQEVR, from the coding sequence GTGAGTTATACATTGAGTTTTTCTGAGACAAACCGTATTTTTGACACGCTGAACAAAGAGTATGAAATCTGGGCGCCTAAGCGTTTTATCGGAAAAGGACGATATTCGGATACCGATATTATCCGTTACGATAAGGTAAGCTGCGTCGAGGAAATTGAATTCAACGAAAAATCCGATTTTTCTGCCAAGGAGGTATTAACGCCTATTTCAGAATCGTTGTTCTACTTTACAGAGGATGCGTTCATGGAAAGTCGGGGAAGTTCAAAAAAGCTGCTGATTTTTATGCGTCCCTGCGATGTTCATGCGAAGTATCATCAGGAAAAAATTTATCTTCAAAATGGCGGATTTGAGGACAGCTACTATAAGCGTATGAATGAGAACGTGAAAATTGTTCTGATGGAATGTGCAAAAGGATGGGATACCTGTTTCTGTGTGAGCATGGGGACTAACAAAACAGAGGATTATTCTGCTGCTGTGCGTGCAGAAGAGAATACCCTGAGCCTCGAAATCAAAGATGAGGAGCTGACCCCTTATTTTGAGAGCTGCACGCTCTGTGATTTTAAACCTGAATTTATCCAAGAAAATGAGCTGATGCTTGAAGTACCAGAGATTAATGACCGGGAGGTTTTGTCAAAGCTGAAGGTACATCCCATGTGGAAGGAATTTGACAAGCGCTGCGTTTCCTGCGGCGCATGTACGATAGCCTGCAGTACTTGCACTTGTTTTACAACAACCGATGTTATCTACAATGAAAATACGAATGTCGGAGAAAGGAAGCGTACCGCTGCCTCCTGTCAGATCAGTGGCTTTACCGATATGGCTGGGGGCATGTCCTTCAGGCCAACCGCCGGTGACCGCATGCGCTATAAGGTGCTGCACAAATTTCACGATTATAAGGCACGGTTTAAGGACTACCATATGTGTGTAGGCTGCGGGCGCTGTATCAGCCGCTGTCCAGAATTTATTTCCATCACAGCTACAGTTAACAAGATGTCCCAGGCTATTGATGAGATACAAATTGAAGCAAAAGCACAGGAGGTACGTTAA
- a CDS encoding MarR family transcriptional regulator has protein sequence MYREELDAMDPRFRVFGSLFSLVTRLEVMGNSVDFLGELTTKQWYLLIHLITFFTEPPTLSELASEMDTSHQNAKAIAMKLQEKGFLMLAKDEKDRRTMRVIPNKKKIEAYEAELGGENNAFVEAFLGVLTNEELEIFDRVLIKLMDKAEVIRRERKIK, from the coding sequence ATGTACCGTGAAGAGCTGGATGCAATGGACCCTCGGTTTCGGGTTTTTGGAAGTCTTTTTTCATTGGTAACACGTTTGGAGGTTATGGGAAACAGCGTTGATTTTCTGGGTGAGCTGACCACCAAACAATGGTACCTGCTCATTCATCTGATCACTTTTTTCACAGAGCCGCCGACCTTATCTGAGCTGGCGTCTGAGATGGACACCTCGCACCAGAATGCCAAGGCAATCGCCATGAAGCTTCAGGAAAAAGGATTTCTCATGCTGGCTAAAGATGAAAAGGACAGACGAACGATGAGGGTTATACCCAATAAGAAAAAAATCGAAGCCTACGAGGCAGAATTAGGCGGGGAGAACAACGCTTTTGTCGAGGCCTTTCTTGGGGTTTTGACCAATGAAGAACTTGAAATTTTTGACCGTGTACTGATCAAATTAATGGACAAGGCAGAGGTTATCAGAAGGGAACGAAAAATAAAATGA
- a CDS encoding NAD(P)H-dependent oxidoreductase gives MKVIIQDLSAQAFRAICPLSVKDIRVITNEDDRIKHCIGCFGCWVKTPGTCILKDGYGDLGKLYADCDELVVISKVQYGGYSAFIKNVMDRNIGYLLPFFTIRRDEMHHEDRYPDRLKLTVIGYGEDVTEEEAETFRGLVSANALNLNTQGYRVIMVKTPEEVKNVLEALE, from the coding sequence ATGAAAGTTATTATACAAGATTTATCGGCGCAAGCTTTCAGGGCGATCTGCCCGTTATCGGTTAAAGACATCCGGGTAATTACCAATGAGGATGATCGGATTAAACATTGTATTGGCTGTTTTGGCTGCTGGGTAAAAACACCGGGAACCTGTATCCTTAAGGATGGATACGGTGATCTCGGAAAGCTTTACGCAGATTGCGATGAGCTGGTCGTCATCTCAAAAGTACAGTATGGCGGGTACAGCGCCTTCATAAAAAATGTGATGGACCGAAATATAGGCTATCTTCTTCCTTTTTTTACAATCCGCAGGGATGAAATGCACCACGAGGACCGGTATCCCGACCGACTTAAGCTGACTGTGATCGGCTATGGAGAGGATGTTACAGAGGAAGAGGCCGAAACCTTCAGAGGACTGGTTTCAGCCAATGCCTTAAACCTGAACACACAGGGCTATCGTGTTATTATGGTAAAAACCCCTGAGGAAGTTAAGAACGTATTGGAGGCTCTGGAATGA